In Gossypium hirsutum isolate 1008001.06 chromosome D06, Gossypium_hirsutum_v2.1, whole genome shotgun sequence, one genomic interval encodes:
- the LOC121218147 gene encoding protein SHI RELATED SEQUENCE 7 has translation MAGFFYLTGNKQEDKEESLHLYRNEEIYNSNNRGFEIWPQYYYQQPQQANVVSSTYPFGTGPSRRTIAGGFNLSDESSSSRLRQGGINCQDCGNQAKKDCLHLRCRTCCKSRGFQCQTHVKSTWVPAAKRRERQQQLATLQQQQEQQQFRGEIPKRQKENQGGVVVTAVPSLACTRLSPTTTATTSGLELGQFPPEVSSQAVFRCVKVSAMDDVDEEFAYQTAVNIAGHVFKGILYDQGPESRYTGGGGGSRENSQQQQQLNLMADMTTTVVATSSNIGTNMLDPSVYPAPINAFIAGTQFFPHPRS, from the exons ATGGCTGGTTTCTTCTATTTAACTGGAAACAAACAAGAAGATAAAGAAGAAAGCTTACATTTATATAGAAACGAAGAGATCTACAACAGTAACAACAGAGGGTTCGAGATATGGCCGCAGTACTATTATCAGCAACCGCAGCAAGCAAACGTGGTGAGCAGCACCTACCCGTTTGGGACGGGTCCTAGTCGAAGAACTATCGCTGGTGGGTTTAATTTATCCGATGAATCATCATCTTCAAGGTTAAGACAAGGAGGAATAAATTGTCAAGATTGTGGTAACCAAGCTAAGAAAGATTGTCTACATTTAAGGTGTAGAACTTGTTGTAAAAGCCGAGGGTTTCAGTGTCAAACACATGTTAAAAGTACTTGGGTTCCTGCTGCTAAAAGACGTGAACGACAACAACAACTTGCAACTTTACAACAACAACAAGAACAACAACAGTTTCGTGGTGAGATCCCTAAAAGACAGAAAGAGAATCAAGGTGGTGTTGTTGTAACAGCTGTTCCTTCACTTGCTTGTACTCGTTTATCACCCACCACCACAGCTACCACTTCAG GGTTGGAACTGGGGCAATTCCCACCGGAAGTGAGCTCACAAGCAGTGTTCCGGTGCGTGAAAGTAAGTGCTATGGACGATGTTGATGAAGAATTCGCTTATCAAACGGCGGTGAACATTGCCGGACATGTGTTTAAAGGTATACTCTATGACCAAGGACCTGAATCTCGTTACACCGGTGGCGGCGGTGGCAGCAGAGAAAACTCTCAACAACAACAGCAACTTAATCTCATGGCCGATATGACGACGACAGTCGTGGCTACTTCAAGTAACATAGGCACGAACATGCTCGATCCTTCGGTCTACCCAGCTCCGATCAATGCTTTTATTGCCGGTACGCAATTCTTCCCACATCCAAGGTCTTGA